The genomic window AAATAGGCGAGATTGCCACCATTACGTAGTTAAGACATCAAGTGAATGTCATCGTGTTTCTGAAGCTTACAAGCCAGCGAATGGAAAACATACGAAGACACACAGAAATAGTCACAGTCACGGCTGTGCACCTTGCATGCCCGCATACAATAATCAGGATGCAAATAGTCTTGAAGCCTACGACCTTGCTAGCCCTTGTTGTGATCCTCACTGCGTACCTAATTCTAGAAAGAAAGTGCGCCGTAAGAAGGAATCTTCTAAAGAgcataaaagaaaagaaaaatatcatcaaGTCGATAAATCTACACAGAAACCAGATGCTTGCCCGCACACTCACTCTAAGAAAGTTTGTAGCTCAGGTCAATGTTCCAATAGGTATCGTTACCTTACTACGGAATCAACACAAACTAGTCAGTGCAGCTTACAGTCATACGCGACGAGCAATAATACAGTACCATGTGATAATTCAGCCTCAAGTTATAGCACTTCACTCAGCAGTGATACTCTCTTCTGGGACAACGACCGTTCTGAAGCAAAATCCTCGCCGAAAATTCAGTACCAGAGCTCTCACCAACATGTTAAACCAAAGTCGTGGGATAATTTAGCAACAAAAGCTATTGGAGGATATGGCTTTGGTTATGGTTATTTAGACACAACAGTCAAACATACGAATAGATCTAAAAGTCATGGTCGCAGCCACAGCGGTCGCAGTGGGCAAACTCATCATGAGTACCAGCACCACACTCAAGAGAAGCACACACACAGGCAAAACGGAACGCCCCATCATTACGTTTATGGAAGAAGCCAAAGTCATTGCCCCCCAACTAAGTCTACGGAAAGTTTGATCGTGGTACCTAAATACCAATTAGAAAGCAGTGGATCTGAAAGTAGATTAGCTTGCGACTGTGGTGACTCGGTAGAATATTATCGTCGTATGGGACCTACAAAAAGCCCTGTCGAATCTCACACAAACTATTACACACAGCGTTTTATTTACCCCGCAcattcttacaaaaaaaaagatccaAACGTTAGTTCAGAAATAACTAGATTGTAAGAAGTTCATTCACTGGATATTTGCTCAAGTAAAAACTTACAGCTTATTTTGCAATATGAAATCAATTTTCTTGAGTAATTTGTAAGCTTTAGTCAACTTTACTCCAATAAGGTTCACAATTTGTACGAATAGTAATAAATGTAGTTTAAAGGAATAATAATGCGTCATAGTTTTGGTGATATTAATGTAATGAGCACAagaaaatgcaatattttttctcaaaataaaactttacagcGAAAATTTATACATAGGTATTTATGTCATGAAATTTTTCtcatattttgtgatttatatcGCTGTATTAAACGGCAGATTCAACGATCGTAGACCCTTTTGACACCATTTTATCAGCTTTATACTCGttgatatagtttttaataaaaaatatatataaatgacttttatttatttaaaccacAGTATTCCTTGTTGCTGTCTTGTTATAATTCTATCGCATCAAAATTTAtgataaagtaataaatcaaGACTAAAGTAGAGAGTAAGAAGGACGATTGGAAACAAATGTATGATGtatgatgaatattaaattgtttcgaTTTGTCTACATCAATAACTACTTTTAAAGGCAAAAGTgtttaatctaaattaatttatcataccTACTAAACACCGAGTAGAATATATAGACCAATTCAGTGTCCAAAGAACTCACGAGTCAAgatgtagaaataaattaaacagttttaaataaacggTTTAGATGAAAATTCAAATCGAGCTTCGagagccattttttttttgtttatttattttctgtcaaAGGAAGCTGAAACGATGCATCAAGAGAGAGCATAGTACTTTTATCACCTTACCAGGGTAGTTACCTCTAGTCTGCTAGATGCTTAGTAGACATCGTATTATCGATATCTTATCTAACCATGTAGTTAGACTTAAAAGACTTATGAAAAATACTGCCatcaatgtaatgtaatttatacactaaaaatatactatatataatattcaaaagctCTATTCAAggatataacaaatatttccgTTCTCGCCATTGTCtcttataaacttaaaatttattaagaatatacaGGAATAAGCGATGTATAAATTTCAAGGATAATTTTTTTCCGTTTTCTTcatgaaatctttatttttttttgttcaagttGAAATTATGATGCAATAGCTGATATATAATGGAATTATCACATTTGGATTTTGGAAGCCTAATTTCGCAAATCTGGACCACTGTCTTATCTGCATCTTACTTCCTTATGCGCAAGTATAGCGATCGGGTACTATCTCCGAAATTGGGTGGCTGAACTGTGTATCTTGTTTGAGTTCATCTCAGTTCGAGGGTCAGGTAGCGGGCGGTGCGCCAGAGTGTCCGCAGAATTTGTTCGTCGTCCGCCGCCATGCGACCACCGCGCGTGCTCGGCCCGACCCGGCTGTCGATACTCGTACTAACTCTCATATCATACGCGAACTCGCAAACTCAGGTAAACAAAATCAAACTgaaattttaagcaattatattaaaaaacatatttatcacctaaacttaaataattttcggTTCTTTAAtccgaaattataataatatacaactaATTAAATCTTTCAGGAGCGTTTGCTGTGCAAGCAGCCAGGCACACAAAACTGCTTTTTGTGGCTATTTAATTTGGAAGGTGATCGAATCAGTACAAATGGCcatataacaacaaatattccTTATAACTGTGGCTTAACCGAGAAACGATTTATTTCTTCTCACGGAAAATTCTTTaaggtaatataattaatatttttttgtctttaatatttattttgtacatatttgtgTATTGATTGCATTggcgaatattaaaatttcacttaTAATTGCAAAGCGATATCAAAGCATCCCATCAAATGAGACAAATTTTCTATATTCAGtcatatcttaaaaaatatattttacaatacaatttcgcgtatattgtatttgtacatttttaaaacaattttcaacatAAGTAataagtgttaaattaaaatgtttttctacAGAAATACTATGTTCTAtgcttattaactttttattgaaatcttaagtgtttaatttgaatttattaatgctTTATACTTCGTCCTTTTTTCGTAATTCAATTATGTCTAAACTATTCCCATGTCATAATACcgtagaacatttttttatatacttacttaataGATCTATACTCAATTGATATtgagtattatacatatatatatatatatatatatatatgtaagatATCTTTTACTTcagacatatttataaaaataattatcgctTTAATTTACCTTTTATTAAGGGTTAAGTAGGTACaagttaaattaacataaaataaatattaattagctgAATAACTAattcactattattattattatataaattaaacaatacattttgaatCAAGTAAagctaaatttcattaaaaaaagcgTATTCATTAAATCCCAATAGTGTATACAGTATAGAATCTAAAGAAATGAGGATAtccacaattataaaaaaaaattaaaggattatcgtaaaattagtaaatacattatttttaaaatattttactcgtgttaatattataaaaaacatatattaaacatgcgttacatagattttaaaaatggacACAATTTAATATGACCTacttaaagataataatttcgGAGTGAAGACATACATCCCTTTAAGGTTATctcgtataataaattaataatatgtatgtctTATGATTGAGCTCTCAATCATCTGTTAGACGCGTTGACCTAAAACGTTTGGACGTATTATATAAGTTCTACTTATTAAAAtagcattaatataatattaagttttaataggCATCGATTATATGAAAAAgtactcaataaaaaaaaactaatgacacttgaaaatgttttgaaacTTAAAAGAATGCCAACTTTAATTGAATTCATTTttggattaatttaattcaaagttcAAGCGTTTCAAAACGCTGCCGATTTAAccattaatcaattaaaatccaGTCGTTTGAGCGCGTTTTTATTGTCGTTCATTTGTCAATGACTTTTGagcttttattatatacatcatGGAAAGATAAAACgatgaatgaaaaataactGAAGGTATATcaatgttttacaataaagttACTTGTAGTGTAACTTAAGCTTACAAGTTAAAGTAGTTGATTTCGTCATTTTCATCGCCCGATAGCGAACttcaactttataattataatggatGCGATAGTTTGAGTTGTGTTCTTTAATACAAATgtgtttaaatttcttataataaatttataattatataagtaaattttaagcTTCGAGATATCGTATAATAGTACTAAAACCATAATAATGTCGTCATTACAGTTGCCTAATTATTTCTTTCTATattctcataaaaataatacgataaGAAAATTATGTTAAGAACCAAGACCTATCTTTTGTTTCCTTGACCTGTAACGTTACTAAATGaactttgttaaattattagagCAACTCTTATATACAATTGTGTCAAGGCGAAAGAAGtgataaaacgaaattaaaataatttccccGTTTTAgtgatgaaaattattttactgacaTTCTCAGTACTTCATATACTACTCTTACAAagtaataacaatacattataaatatatacatgtatatgtatgtaatgggTTATAATAGgtgtaacaataattttaaggcttttatcaatatttgatataatcaaCTGTTTACGATAACGTTCAACGTGATCTTGACCAAATAAATCGATGATCTGATGACTATATTATGGCCTAGATTAAAGTCAGAACAATCAaagttaatgtaaaatgttggTTCCGCATTGATCTCACGATTGCACTATCATCGGATTTTGGGAAAAAGGGATTAGAGTGCACCAGTGCTTCCGCATTCACTTgtgatttataatatgtacaatgtacagGATCTACATTTTTTAGGCACTAAGCTCCGCAgatatatgataatgtaagtACTTAGCTGATACTTACTTTTGTACTCTatggagaaataaaataaaatgtatgaatatatttattaattcatacatTAACTCCCGTACAGGGATGTACTTTAATATTGGCAGCCGTACGTGAAATTTGATTAggagaaaaataattactttgtaaagtagaaaaaataatatctaagaaGATGTTATCACCGATAGGAAATTAATTTACAGCAATATATTCAGTTTaaagtgatattaaaatacataagttTGAATCGACCCAACATAACACATTTAAGACAAGTAATTTTCAgcttatattaaacaataaagatcTAGTGTAACCGATGCTACATATGCGCGAATCGATCTAACACGTAAACTCAGTACCAGAACAATCGCAGGTTTTGTTCGATTAATATAGTTTGGTTATTACCAcagtatatcataaatattaacaataatgtaaaaatactaGTATTAACGTATACATTGATATAAAGTATATACGTACattcaagtataatatttattattctgataGAAATAGTGACGGATATGTTAACATGagaaataaagacaaaatttaAGACACGGCGAAGTcaatacatcattttataaGACTAAGAAAgcgtttctaaaataaaatttactaccaCAATTACTAATCCATTCACATAAACTGAAAACTGTGGAAAGTTGTCGTTTCTTTTATGCAAggtgtataaaaaatgtaaccttaaaatatatacatatgcctacttaattttaattattattaatattaacctaCTTAGTTTTTTCCATTTCTTCTCGAAAGAATCTGCGTTACCAACGAGTGCTAGCGAGAAcgttcaatcaaaattaaatgactCAATAAGTATTAaagatattatgtttaattttttcgaCACAGGTCagacaaatagaaaaaaaaacacaattgaaaaaaatattttgcaataaagtGATCTTAGTTGGCCGTTTCTTTGATTGGAAGGAGGTAGAAAACGCATTAGATATTTCAACCAGAGTACGTCGTCAAAGTTTTACTCCCAGAGGAAGATATCGAGGACAAACTCAATCGCAGTATTTGGCAATAGACAGAGGCAATGGCAAAGATGAAGGCCGAGCTGAAGCTCTGTCAGCAGCAGATTCTTCAAGAGCTAGCGTCAGTAAGTTAATagcaatacatacatattaattactacTTTTAGCTTTTCTGCGATACTCCAAATAAACACCATATAAAAGTTTATCCCTTACCGTCCGGATTTGACTAGATACAATAAATCTAATCATACCGCTAGACTTCGATTGATGACTCGAGCACATAAAAGCTGAACGGTAAGTGCGAACCAATTTTCTAGTAGGTTCAACGTCAAGCAATTGTCTATAAAAGTGTTTCAATTAGTTTTTATGCAACTACAAACAAtcctaaacaaattaaaaaacaaaaggtcAAGCAAATAACAGTAGTTTAAGtgctttttatttctaatataaagagatgtaattaaaataacataattatcacAAAATTAACCACAATAAAAATTACCTCACAACGAGATCGTTCGGCGTGATGCCGATTTTATCAGACCatttcctttatatataaatataaacaaaactaaaaaaagccAAGTCAGCATGGATCTTTGGGTAATACTAAACAAAACTATAAGAtgtcttttataattttcactCATTTTTTCCTCTTGAAGGTGGTAATAGCGGCATGGGTCAAGCACAAAGTCAATCATTATACGATCCTAATTGTGACGATTGTTATGGCAAGTCCAATCATGAAGTAGAGAATTTAAAACGTCCTATTGGATATAAGCCTGGAGATATTGGATACGCCCCAAATTCGGGATCTTCATGGCCAACTCTTGCTCAAAATGGTGGTTACAATCCAACTGATGGACAACGGTACGTGCCAGGACAAAATATTCCAGATGAGCTAGGATTAGTACAAGAGCCAGGATTACATGGGTCAAATGCAAAACCGGGTAATAGAAATGTCCAATCTAGCGGAACAGAGCCAAATGGACCAGGTACATTAGGAAGTAATAATTATAGACCAAATGGTGCAACAGGTAATGGATATTATCCATATGGTAATGAAGGTGCAAATTTTAGACCCGTTCCTGGAAATAATGGGTATTTACCTAATGGAAGCATAGATAGTAGGCTACCAAATAGGTATGATCCCAATCATGGTATTGATGATAGATATAGGCCTAATGATGGCTCTGGAGGCTTTGGGCCTGGTAGGAACCCAGATTATATGGGGGGAAATCCGCAAGATTTAAGTGGATTAGGACCTAATGGAGCAAATGAAAAGAGCAACGCTCCTAGCATAGATAGCAATGGTTTTAGACCCAGTGGATCCCATGCAGGTGGGTATATCCCAAATATCAACGCAGGAACGAATAGAGGTCCAGGTGTAGATAATTATAATCCAAATCAAGGTCACCGGCAAGGAGACATTCCAACGAGTCCAGGCAATTCTGTACCTCAAGTTGGTACTTATAGGCCAGGACAGACACCTAATCAAATCACACAAGGCGAATCAAACAATCCTAAACAAGTAGATTCAAATTTTACTCCTAGTGTAGGAAATGGAGTATCGGGTGGTACTTATCCTGCAGTTAGGACAACTGGAAATCCAGTTGGATTCGGAACAGGGCAATCCGGTACACCAAACATAAACTGGCCTATAGCATCAGGACCTTATCAAGTACCCGGGGGAAATGTGTACTGTTGTGTCATTCCAAATAACGGAATAACTGGAAATATGTATCCAAATAATTTTGAAGCTGTGAAAGGAACGCCAACCATTCCATATGGAACTAATATGCCTGAAGTAAGTGGCGGTACCAATGTACCTGGTGGACAATACAAACCTGGTGGTCATTACATACCAGGAACAACTGGTAGTACAACTGTGCCGGGCCAATTTCTACTTGGCAATACCGGGGGCCCTTTAGCACCAGGGAGTCAATATGGCGTGAATACTTATCCAAGTGGACAGTATATACCTACTAATACTGGAAACAATATTGGCATACCAGGAGGACAATATGTACCCGGTAGTACAGGGGATGCCTCtgtgcctagaaatcaatacgGGCCAGGTGGCACTTCTGTGCCGGGAGGACAATATAGTCAAGGTAGGAGCAGTGGTCCTTCGGTCCCGGGAGGACAATATGGACCAGGTGGAAGCATAGGTTCAACGGTGCCAGGAGGTCAATATGGCCCAGGTGGAAACAGTGGTCCTTCCGTTCCGGGAGGACAATATGGACCAGGTGGAAGCAGCGGTTCTACGTTGCCGGGAGGACAATATGGACCAGGTGGAAGCGGCGATTCTACGGTGCCGGGAGGACGATATGGTCCAGATGGAAGCAGTGGTCCTTCGATTCCAGGTGGACAATATGGACCAGGTGGAAGTATCGGCTCTACGGTGCCGGGAGGACAATATGGTCCAGGTGGAAGCATTGGTCCTTCGGTTCCGAGAGGACAATATGGGCCAGATGGAAGCAGTGGTCCTTCGGTTCCGGGAGGACAATATGGTCCAGGTGGAAGCAGTGGCCCTTCGGTTCCGGGAGGACAATATGGACCAGGTGGAAGCAGCGGTTCTACGGTGCCGAGAGGACAATATGGGCCAGATGGAAGCAGTGGTCCTTCGGTTCCGGGAGGACAATATGGTCCAGGTGGAAGCAGTGGCCCTTCGGTTCCGGGAGGACAATATGGACCAGGTGGAAGCAGCGGTTCTACGGTGCCGAGAGGACAATATGGACCAGGTGGAAGCAGCGGTTCTACGGTGCCAGGTCAATATGGACCAGGTGGAAGCAGCGATCCTTCGGCTCCGGGAGGACAATATGGACCAGGTGGAAGCAGTGGTTCTACGGTGCCGGGAGGACAATATGGACCAGGTGGAAGCAGTGGTTCTACGCTGCCGGGAGGACAATATGGTCCAGGTGGAGGCAGTGGTTCTACGATGCCGGGAGGACAATATGGTCAAGGTGGAGGCAGTGGTTCTACGATGCCGGGAAGCTCATATGGACCAGGTGGAAGCGGTGGTTCTACGATGCCGGGAGGACAATATGGTCCAGGTAGAAGCAGTGGTCCTTCGGTTCCGGGAGGACAATATGGACCAGGTAGAAGCAGCGGTTCTACGGTGCCGGGAAGACAATATGGTCAGGGTGGAAGCAGCGGCCCTTCGGTTCCGGGAGGACAATATGGTCAAGATGGAAGCAGTGGCCCTTCGGTTCCGGGAGGACAATATGGACCAGGTGGAAGCAGTATTTCTACGGTGCCGGGAGGACAACACGGTCCAGGTGGTGGCAGTGGTTCTACGATGCCGGGAGGACAATACGGTCCAGGTGGTGGCAGTGGTTCTACGATGCCGGGAAGCTCATATGGACCAGGTGGAAGTGGCGGTTCTACGGTGCCGGGTGGACAATATGGTCCAGGTGGAGGCACGGGAACTTCAGTTCCGGGAGGACAGTATGGTCCAGGTGGAAGCAGTGGTTCTACAGTGCCGGGAGGACAATATAGACCAGGTGGAGGCAGCGGGACTACGGTGCCGGGAGGACAATATGGACCAGGTGGAAGCAGCGGTTCTACGGTGCCGGGAGGACAATATGGTCCAGGTGGAGGCAGTGGTTCTACAGTACCGGGAGGTCAATATGGACCAATTGGAGAAAGCAGCAACACTATGCCGGGAGGGCAATATGGGCCTTCTGGTTCTCGTGGCTCATCTGTACCTGGAGGACAATATATACCTACTGATACGAGAGGTACAGGACAGTATATACCAGGCAATCAGTATGTTCCGGGCGCAACGGGTAATGCTGGAAATACTCTTATACCCGGAGGTCACTACGCAACAGGTGGTACTGTCTCTCCTGGAGGACAATATGGTAAAGGCAACGCCTACCCTGGATCAGGAATGAACCAAAGCAAGACTCCTCAAGGATTTTATAACCAGGGTGTAAGTATATTCCATGAAAAATTAGTTCAAAActcattttgataatattaaataataatcaacatatttttttaggttcCAACGGGCCCAAATACCGATTATAATGGTAagcaaaattcaaatatatgtatattgccgtatagaaagaaataaaaacaaaatagttcaGACCATTTGGCTCACAGCTTCAAAATAGaaacaagttttaaaaaatgttctataCGTGCAAATTATGTGGTTTcttcaaatattcaataatacctCTGGGCAAACACAATTAGTATTCAAAAGATGAAAACTACTTTGTATAATAGTAACATAATCATAACTTTTAAGATTTTACTaagaattatacttatttatatttttatttcttataataggaGTTCCACAGAATTATTTGGATCCTAACACAGTCGCCGCTGATGGGGATGACTCAGAAGCTGAAGCTAATGTTGCTCAAAATATAAATGGAACTACGGCAAGCGCATCCTCGAAAGGTGGTAATGACAAGGGTCGAGCGCAAACAAGCGTGCAAGGTACATACACAGGAAGTGGATCTTTTCAAGCACAAGCACAAATTACTGGTGAAAATAAGGAAGCTCAGAGTGAAGTAAGTGGGGGTAAAAAAGGAGCTTCGAGTTCAGCGTCCGGCAGcggcaaaaataataaatcccaAGCAAACGTTCAGTTGGGTTCAGAAACTGGCTCCGTACAAACACAGTCACAAAGCAATGGCGTAATGCATTCATCAAACTCACAAGTACAGGGTAGTGTAAAAGGCGGCATGGCAGATGCACAAGCACGTGGACCAGGAAGTACATCGTCTCAAGCTCAAATTGGCTTTACACCTTACAAAGACGAAGATAAATCTAGACATGATCTTCAACGAATTCCATTTACGGGTGGGGGTATGGCATCAGCACAATCAAGTGGTCGAACTGGTCAATCACAATCACAGCTACACGgtacatttaaatatggaataacgTATAATGGGGCAGCTCAATCAGGAGCAAGTTTAGATAAAGATGCAGTATTTCCTAACAGACTTCCTTTTGAAAAGATCGATGTTTTTGAtgaaaaagagaaaaatataaatgtcgaCAAAATAAACATGGATATCACAGAAACACCGCAATCTTTGGATTATGAACCGCCAATATTAGGATCTTCAACTTTATCTGAATCGTCTTCCATTAAAGAAAACGTTGAAATGCCAACGACAGAAAATGTTATTGATGAATCGATGAAAAATTCTGAAAGCAGGTATGCCAGCCATCCTCACACAGATCATCATACACCGGACTCAGACAACACCACGTATTCAAATGGACCTACATTGTTAGGTAGTAGGAgatcttttaaaacaaattacggATCGATGCCTGACTACGAATTTACCACTGACAAAGACGAAACTCAGCCTGAATATGATACTGATGTAGGTTATGAAGGAGACGGCAATGAAGCTAGTGATGTAGAGCAAAATGAATATTCTAACTATGATGAATATTCAAGAGATTCACCGACGCATCAATATCTTCAAAACACAAATAGAAAAGGACTTGAAGTACAACAAACAACTGGGGGCAACACTCAACACATAATACTAGGAGCTTTAAAGGACCAAAATGCAGAAATAATACAAAGAGATACAGAACGTCCCGACGAAAATAGAGTTTATCAACCAGGTGAACGCGTTCCAGGTACTGGTGGATATACAATACCCGTTGGATTTACTGGTAGTGTTAAATCAGTTGCATCGAAGGACAAGACTTACGTGGTAGGATCAAAAGATTTTCCATCTCAAGCACAAACCGTTACTTTAACTCCAGGGAagggtaaaataaaatatacgcatCCTTCGACTTATGGAAAGTATGTAAAGCCCAAAAACTTAAGGTCGCTGCAGAGTTCGAaggaaaatgataataatagatATGTATCAGTTTCAAAGTCTGTTACTCGAGCTCTTGACAGCGATAATAACATACGCAAACAATATTCACACACCTATTATACAAAGTCATCCTCGTGCGGATACTTTACATTTACGTGTACCATGGTGAGCAGTGCAGAAGGAAGAAAAAAGGTATGCAAGCCAAAGATGCCTACTAACCCCGACGGAACTCCAATAAGatgctaatatattttatttaggtaataatGTAGCCTTTTGATCATAAAAATGATTTAGTATTTACTCTAGCtactaactttaaaatatttacgtaaaaatcttagtattgaattaataaGTTGTAATGagcaaaacatttataaactttaatgaatatttcttaagcaacaggaaatattatgtattttaatgtaagcTGTAAATAATCTaggtacaaataaaatattttgtattataattctgtatttaaattataaatcaattatattactataatcaAATCATAACGTAATGGTCGTTACTTTTTGATCTAAAAATTTTCACCACAAAAAATATCTGATCCTTAGAACAGTCAAATTTATCCCAGGGACTTGAATTACATAAAAAGAACATTTCGAATGAATAcagtttattgatatattttaagtacattcatatattgtttcaaatatGTAATCATCACGTCGACATGAGAATAGTGACACAAAAGTTATCATGATTTTACAATTAACGACACTTGTCGATTACATTTAGTTGGAAAAAACACCGTTTGACAAATCACTTAAGTATCTAATTAAATAGTAGATCTCtaattaacatttcatttatgtaataatacatttaaggaACGCGTAAAATGAGTCTTTGTTGTGatataaatttctaaataaagtacaataaatatacaagaaCACTGGGaatatcatacaaataattttattttatttttagatagaaTCTGCACGGACAAACGTTTGTGTTAGAAGTATTTATTACGAGTGCCAATAAATTCGGGCCAACGAGTACAAtctacaagattaaattaaaaacagatttcaaataattatacaagAGATAATTATTTGCGTAAAATAggtaatcttttaaatatatctatctattactaaatacataatCAAGTCACAGGaatgttaaattaatgaattttattatccACTATGAACACGAACAGATTTCAAAAAGACACATTTACATTATCCGAAAGAATTACAAGTTAGTGAAATGAAACATTATATCTTACGATAGCCTAACAcagtgatataatatatatatatgcatatgcCGTCTCTATCAGTTTTTCAATCCTCTATTTACAagagcttaaaatatttataaacattacatttaaattttgtttctgacattattgtatcaaaaaagtaactttgatactttaaaatatagacgtttttctataaaatttaaatatattaaaatattgtatgaagTGTACACAGTTTGAAAATTCCGAATACAATATCAATCAAACGGAGGTGCTGAAGGtcagtaaatatgtataatcgACATTTTCATTTTTCGTGTCATCCATTTTCACACAGAATTTTGAAATGATTGTGTCATTTAATAGCCAACTAAAActatgcaaatatatttcatgatttcaaaatattattgaattctcGATTAATTGCAATAGA from Vanessa tameamea isolate UH-Manoa-2023 chromosome Z, ilVanTame1 primary haplotype, whole genome shotgun sequence includes these protein-coding regions:
- the LOC113402129 gene encoding uncharacterized protein LOC113402129; its protein translation is MSSPKLNERCPSSLSNGKKHLSTESKEDSLDNSIRESIKSERAGTKSEEDCRRRTIIVEKKNGSYGFTLQSYGIHYKKEQEIEVITYVDHVELDGPAAAAGMREGDVILSINGTDVERADHTTIVTAINGCDSRMRIVVIFEDCVRKVELHLKYINIQRTLQSKMRELEQLSVRERHVFDSNWKTHSLPSQKKKSSPSDIISDSEENNVNDNINSVYCRPTLSSENVTIAKPPQPNVFMYQYLDPRYGACIIQPNLHTGGFVITVGSPRNRRDCHHYVVKTSSECHRVSEAYKPANGKHTKTHRNSHSHGCAPCMPAYNNQDANSLEAYDLASPCCDPHCVPNSRKKVRRKKESSKEHKRKEKYHQVDKSTQKPDACPHTHSKKVCSSGQCSNRYRYLTTESTQTSQCSLQSYATSNNTVPCDNSASSYSTSLSSDTLFWDNDRSEAKSSPKIQYQSSHQHVKPKSWDNLATKAIGGYGFGYGYLDTTVKHTNRSKSHGRSHSGRSGQTHHEYQHHTQEKHTHRQNGTPHHYVYGRSQSHCPPTKSTESLIVVPKYQLESSGSESRLACDCGDSVEYYRRMGPTKSPVESHTNYYTQRFIYPAHSYKKKDPNVSSEITRL